The proteins below are encoded in one region of Sedimentibacter sp. zth1:
- the grdC gene encoding glycine/sarcosine/betaine reductase complex component C subunit beta, whose protein sequence is MNSVLKATGYVLVHTPDMVLHHGTTQTTERRVNPTSDYLQQLPKHLRSFEEVVAYPPNQTYIGNITPQDLAKIEAPWVDKKIEGATRDGKFGEIMPQDEFIGLMQVCDVFDLIKLEKNFAAKCKETFLAHPLLKDLADKIKEGEELETIMSFINDEHSESFIHEGKVVGCVKRAHDIDENLSAHIMFENLVSKASAVLSLLNLTAKNDVNKEDIDYVIDCCEEACGDMNQRGGGNFAKACAEVAGFVNATGSDVRGFCAGPAHALIHAASLVASGTFKNVVVSAGGCTAKLGMNGKDHIKKGLPILEDCLGGFAILVSENDGISPEIITTVLGKHVCGTGSSPQAVITALVTDALDRAELKITDVDKYSAEMQNPDITKPAGAGDVPAANYKMIAALAVKRGELQRAEVATFGAKHGMPGWAPTQGHIPSGVPYLGFCRDEILAGTTKRAMIIGKGSLFLGRMTNLFDGVSFLIETNKGNTPEQTVSEEQIKGLIANALKNFASNLLAE, encoded by the coding sequence ATGAATAGTGTTTTAAAAGCTACTGGATATGTATTAGTTCATACTCCAGATATGGTTTTACATCATGGAACAACTCAAACAACTGAAAGAAGAGTAAATCCAACTTCAGATTATTTACAACAATTACCAAAACATTTAAGAAGCTTTGAAGAAGTGGTTGCATATCCACCAAATCAAACTTATATAGGAAATATCACACCTCAAGATTTAGCTAAAATCGAAGCTCCTTGGGTGGATAAAAAAATCGAGGGTGCTACAAGAGATGGTAAATTCGGCGAAATAATGCCTCAAGATGAATTTATAGGCTTAATGCAAGTTTGCGACGTATTTGACCTAATAAAATTAGAGAAAAACTTTGCTGCAAAATGTAAAGAAACATTCTTAGCGCATCCATTACTAAAAGATTTAGCTGACAAAATCAAAGAAGGCGAAGAATTAGAAACAATTATGTCGTTTATAAATGATGAACACTCAGAATCATTTATACATGAAGGAAAAGTTGTTGGTTGTGTAAAAAGAGCACATGATATTGATGAAAACTTATCAGCTCATATTATGTTTGAAAACTTAGTATCAAAAGCATCAGCAGTTTTATCATTATTAAACTTAACTGCTAAAAATGATGTTAACAAAGAAGATATTGATTACGTTATAGACTGTTGCGAAGAAGCTTGTGGAGATATGAACCAAAGAGGTGGCGGAAACTTTGCAAAAGCTTGTGCTGAAGTTGCTGGCTTTGTAAATGCTACTGGTTCTGACGTAAGAGGATTCTGTGCTGGTCCTGCTCATGCTTTAATTCATGCTGCTTCATTGGTAGCTTCAGGAACATTTAAAAATGTTGTTGTAAGTGCTGGTGGATGTACTGCGAAATTAGGTATGAACGGTAAAGATCACATTAAAAAAGGTCTTCCTATATTAGAAGATTGTTTAGGTGGATTTGCAATACTTGTTAGTGAAAATGATGGAATTAGTCCTGAAATTATTACAACTGTATTAGGTAAACACGTATGTGGTACTGGTTCATCACCACAAGCTGTTATAACAGCATTAGTTACTGATGCATTGGATAGAGCAGAACTTAAAATAACAGATGTAGATAAATATTCTGCAGAAATGCAAAACCCTGATATAACTAAGCCAGCAGGAGCAGGAGATGTTCCAGCAGCTAACTATAAAATGATTGCTGCATTAGCAGTAAAAAGAGGCGAATTACAAAGAGCTGAAGTTGCTACTTTCGGAGCAAAACATGGTATGCCTGGTTGGGCTCCAACTCAAGGTCATATTCCATCAGGAGTTCCTTATTTAGGATTCTGTAGAGATGAAATATTAGCTGGAACTACAAAAAGAGCAATGATTATCGGAAAAGGTAGTTTATTCTTAGGTAGAATGACTAACTTATTTGATGGTGTATCATTCTTAATTGAAACTAATAAAGGAAATACTCCAGAGCAAACAGTGTCAGAAGAGCAAATCAAAGGATTAATTGCTAATGCACTTAAAAACTTCGCTTCAAATCTTTTAGCAGAATAG
- the grdD gene encoding glycine/sarcosine/betaine reductase complex component C subunit alpha — MSELQLNKIIGKVFSELADTLETGSYGKKPNIGITSMGSEHGEDNAINGALKAIKNNIDVTVIGTKAAEGLNLAEITNEDQSHKKMEQLLDNKEIDAAVTMHYPFPIGVSTVGRVITPGTGKEMFLATTTGTSSTDRIEGMIKNTIYGIITAKACGIKNPTVGILNIDGARQVEIALKKLQENGYDITFSESKRADGGAVMRGNDLLMASADVMVLDSLTGNLMMKLFSAYTTGGSYESLGYGYGPGIGEGFDKIIMIISRASGEPVVEGAIKYAAQLVKGNLLNIAKEEFAKAKKAGLKEILKSLKPVKKDDASDEDVKAPAKEVVTAQIPGIEIMDLEDAVKVLWKNGIYAESGMGCTGPVVLMSDANHKKAVDLLIQAGYVSKDQAE, encoded by the coding sequence ATGTCTGAATTACAATTAAATAAAATTATAGGTAAAGTGTTTTCAGAGTTAGCTGATACACTTGAAACTGGTTCTTATGGCAAAAAACCGAATATTGGTATTACTTCTATGGGAAGCGAACATGGAGAAGATAATGCAATTAATGGTGCTTTAAAAGCTATAAAAAATAATATAGATGTTACAGTTATAGGAACAAAAGCTGCTGAAGGTTTGAATTTAGCAGAGATTACAAATGAAGACCAATCTCACAAAAAAATGGAACAGCTTTTAGATAATAAGGAAATTGATGCTGCAGTAACAATGCATTACCCATTCCCTATAGGTGTTTCTACAGTAGGTAGAGTAATAACACCTGGAACTGGTAAAGAAATGTTCTTAGCAACAACTACTGGAACTTCTTCAACTGATAGAATTGAAGGAATGATTAAAAATACTATCTATGGTATAATCACAGCTAAAGCTTGTGGTATCAAAAACCCAACAGTTGGTATTTTAAACATTGATGGAGCAAGACAAGTTGAAATAGCACTTAAAAAATTACAAGAAAATGGATATGATATAACATTTTCAGAATCAAAAAGAGCTGACGGTGGTGCAGTTATGAGAGGTAATGATTTACTTATGGCATCTGCAGATGTTATGGTACTTGACTCTTTAACAGGCAACTTGATGATGAAATTGTTCTCAGCATATACTACTGGTGGTTCATATGAATCATTAGGATATGGTTATGGACCTGGAATCGGTGAAGGCTTTGATAAAATTATAATGATTATTTCAAGAGCTTCTGGAGAACCAGTTGTAGAAGGTGCAATCAAATATGCAGCACAACTTGTAAAAGGAAACTTACTTAATATTGCTAAAGAAGAATTTGCTAAAGCAAAAAAAGCAGGTTTAAAAGAAATATTAAAAAGCTTAAAGCCAGTAAAAAAAGACGATGCTTCTGATGAAGATGTAAAAGCACCAGCAAAAGAAGTTGTTACTGCACAAATACCTGGTATCGAAATCATGGATTTGGAAGATGCAGTAAAAGTTTTATGGAAAAATGGAATATATGCTGAAAGCGGAATGGGTTGTACAGGACCAGTCGTT